A stretch of Exiguobacterium sp. BMC-KP DNA encodes these proteins:
- a CDS encoding DASH family cryptochrome — translation MGAVVWYRNDLRVDDHEALRSACEEHNTIRAVYVKNQKKRDFKRGTQQERFEQETLENLAIHLSQIGITLDILEGKVLEVLDSYLQPDETVYFHKMTGTEEATSEKYIEDKYTTRSLETQMLHRREDIGSDELKRVFTAFRKRVEAKGTFYDPLDPPSGIHLMKEESVEADPEIAFPFRGGESAGRARLQEYLAEPVFTYKETRNGFLRNDSSKLSAWLANGSLSPRRVMAELQKAEREKGANESTYWLYFELLWRDFFHLTMRETGSRLFRSSGLQEGQRTWKTDQAAVERWIKGETGVPFVDAFMNEIRETGWMSNRGRQIVASYLIHELKQDWRIGARYFEQQLVDYDVASNYGNWAFIAGVGNATRTPRFDPVFQQQRYDPNQYFTKRWT, via the coding sequence ATGGGAGCAGTCGTCTGGTATCGCAATGATTTACGTGTCGATGACCATGAAGCACTTCGGAGTGCGTGTGAAGAACATAACACGATTCGTGCGGTCTACGTTAAAAATCAAAAGAAACGAGATTTTAAGAGAGGTACACAACAAGAACGATTCGAACAGGAGACGCTAGAGAATTTAGCTATTCATCTGTCCCAAATCGGAATTACGTTAGATATTCTAGAGGGTAAGGTGCTTGAAGTGCTCGACTCTTACTTGCAACCGGATGAGACGGTCTATTTCCATAAGATGACCGGAACGGAAGAAGCAACAAGTGAGAAATATATCGAAGACAAATATACGACGCGCTCTTTGGAGACACAGATGTTGCATCGTCGAGAAGATATTGGAAGTGATGAACTAAAGCGCGTCTTTACGGCATTTCGAAAACGAGTCGAAGCAAAAGGTACGTTTTACGATCCGCTTGATCCACCATCAGGAATTCATTTAATGAAAGAGGAGTCGGTTGAAGCAGATCCAGAGATTGCGTTTCCGTTTCGTGGGGGAGAATCAGCGGGGAGGGCACGTTTGCAAGAATATCTTGCTGAGCCCGTGTTTACCTATAAAGAAACACGCAATGGGTTCTTACGAAATGATTCCTCAAAGTTGTCTGCTTGGTTGGCAAACGGGTCACTATCACCGCGTCGCGTCATGGCTGAATTGCAGAAAGCAGAGCGAGAAAAAGGAGCAAATGAATCGACGTATTGGTTGTATTTCGAACTGTTATGGCGTGACTTTTTCCATTTGACGATGCGCGAAACGGGAAGTCGTCTTTTTCGATCAAGTGGACTACAAGAAGGGCAACGTACATGGAAGACTGACCAAGCAGCAGTTGAACGTTGGATAAAGGGCGAAACCGGTGTTCCATTCGTCGATGCCTTCATGAACGAGATTAGAGAAACGGGGTGGATGTCGAACCGAGGAAGGCAGATCGTTGCGAGTTATCTCATCCACGAGTTAAAGCAGGACTGGCGTATCGGAGCAAGGTATTTTGAACAGCAATTAGTCGATTATGATGTCGCTTCGAATTATGGTAACTGGGCGTTTATCGCGGGTGTCGGAAATGCGACGCGGACACCAAGATTCGACCCCGTATTCCAACAACAGCGATATGATCCGAATCAATACTTCACGAAACGTTGGACCTGA